One genomic segment of Coffea arabica cultivar ET-39 chromosome 6e, Coffea Arabica ET-39 HiFi, whole genome shotgun sequence includes these proteins:
- the LOC113695749 gene encoding defensin-like protein → MKKMTYSMRLFATAFLLLMLFMSTEMDPVRVAEARTCESQSHRFKGTCVRKSNCAAVCQTEGFPGGECRGVRRRCFCSKPC, encoded by the exons ATGAAGAAGATGACGTATTCAATGCGCCTGTTCGCAACTGCATTCCTCCTGCTGATGCTCTTCATGTCCACAG AGATGGATCCAGTGAGGGTGGCAGAGGCAAGGACGTGCGAGTCACAGAGCCACCGGTTCAAGGGAACGTGTGTAAGAAAGAGCAACTGTGCAGCTGTGTGCCAGACCGAAGGCTTTCCAGGAGGGGAGTGCAGGGGCGTCAGAAGGCGCTGTTTCTGCAGCAAACCTTGTTAG
- the LOC113695746 gene encoding calmodulin-binding receptor-like cytoplasmic kinase 3 codes for MEFVGRSTSLTITVVVLSLLVLVQLPGLSASGLLIDSNTCGTYHIGYSDDLKERLFYIDGKLVDRNLFCKALKFYQENHCFIRGNARNQHCSLYDSLDELPFRAGRKILKEGVREESMEDHFKTQQMEDKEAKYVILTPKNLAMAAPGVLLLCCGLVCPCFRARRKESSVPVFEKEPNSMDSVSSLEINSVPEKIPPSPLRVPPSPLRVPPSPSRFSMSPKLDRVGSVHLNMSQVVRATQNFSPSLKIGEGGFGTVYKAQLPDGQVVAIKRAKQEYFDTLRTEFRSEVELLAKIDHRNLVKLLGYVDRGNERLIITEYVPNGTLREHLDGLRGKTLDFNQRLEISIDVAHALTYLHLYAEKQIIHRDVKSSNILLTESMRAKVADFGFARQGEMDSDKTHVSTKVKGTVGYLDPEYMKTYQLTSKSDVYSFGILLIEILSGRRPVELKKPAEERVTIRWAFGKYSEGNVYDMLDHQMHETIDREILVKMFGLAIQCAAPTRADRPDMKVVGEELWAIRMDYMRRGRRE; via the exons ATGGAATTTGTGGGCCGTAGTACATCGCTGACCATCACAGTGGTAGTTTTGAGTTTATTGGTGTTGGTGCAGTTGCCAGGACTATCAGCTTCTGGTTTATTAATTGATTCGAATACTTGTGGAACATACCATATTGGCTATTCAGATGATCTTAAAGAGAGATTGTTCTACATTGATGGAAAATTAGTAGATAGAAATTTGTTTTGCAAAGCTCTCAAATTCTATCAAGAGAATCATTGCTTCATTAGGGGAAACGCTAGAAATCAACATTGCAGTTTGTACGATTCATTGG ATGAGCTGCCTTTCAGGGcaggaagaaaaattttgaaggaagGAGTAAGAGAAGAGTCGATGGAAGATCATTTTAAAACACAGCAAATGGAGGACAAAGAAGCCAAGTATGTCATATTAACCCCAAAAAACTTGGCCATGGCAGCACCTGGAGTTCTTCTTCTTTGCTGTGGCTTAGTTTGTCCTTGCTTTCGtgcaagaagaaaagaaagttctGTTCCTGTATTTGAGAAGGAACCAAATTCAA tggACTCAGTTTCCTCTTTAGAAATCAATTCAGTTCCCGAAAAAATTCCACCCAGTCCTTTACGGGTGCCACCTAGTCCTCTACGGGTGCCACCTAGTCCTTCTAGGTTTTCAATGTCACCAAAACTTGATAGAGTTGGATCTGTTCATCTAAATATGAGTCAAGTTGTGAGAGCTACCCAAAATTTCTCACCATCATTAAAAATAGGTGAAGGAGGTTTTGGAACGGTTTACAAAGCACAGCTACCTGATGGCCAGGTTGTTGCCATTAAACGTGCTAAGCAG GAGTACTTTGACACCCTACGAACTGAGTTTAGAAGTGAAGTTGAACTACTGGCCAAAATTGATCATCGGAATCTGGTCAAGTTACTTGGTTATGTTGATAGAGGAAATGAGCGCCTTATTATTACAGAATATGTACCAAATGGTACTCTAAGAGAACATCTGGATG GTCTACGAGGCAAAACCTTGGACTTCAATCAGCGACTTGAGATTTCTATTGATGTTGCTCATGCCTTGACGTATCTGCATCTGTATGCAG AGAAGCAAATAATCCACAGAGATGTGAAGTCATCCAATATTCTTCTGACTGAAAGCATGAGAGCCAAAGTTGCCGATTTTGGATTTGCAAGGCAAGGAGAGATGGACTCTGATAAAACACATGTTTCGACTAAAGTTAAAGGAACAGTTGGTTACTTGGATCCAGAATATATGAAGACTTATCAACTCACATCGAAGAGTGATGTATACTCATTCGGGATTCTGTTAATAGAAATTTTATCAGGTCGTCGTCCAGTGGAGTTGAAAAAACCTGCTGAAGAGAGGGTGACAATTAGATGG GCTTTTGGCAAGTATAGTGAAGGAAATGTTTATGACATGCTCGACCATCAAATGCATGAAACAATAGACAGGGAGATACTAGTGAAGATGTTTGGTTTAGCTATCCAGTGCGCAGCACCTACACGAGCTGATCGTCCAGACATGAAGGTAGTGGGAGAGGAATTGTGGGCAATTAGAATGGACTACATGAGAAGGGGAAGGAGGGAGTGA
- the LOC113695747 gene encoding defensin Ec-AMP-D1 isoform X2, giving the protein MTQPLTTAEMGPVLCGDTGNEKGPSRRKAAAVAAIERTCETPSKRFKGPCVKESNCAAVCQTEGFQGGKCRGLRRRCFCTRPCLSS; this is encoded by the exons ATGACACAG CCATTAACTACTGCAGAGATGGGTCCAGTATTGTGTGGAGATACAGGAAACGAAAAGGGTCCAAGTAGAAGGAAGGCCGCGGCTGTGGCGGCAATAGAAAGGACGTGTGAGACACCGAGCAAGCGGTTCAAGGGACCTTGCGTAAAGGAGAGCAACTGCGCCGCCGTGTGCCAGACCGAAGGGTTTCAGGGAGGGAAATGCAGGGGCCTCCGCCGACGCTGTTTCTGCACCAGACCTTGTTTGTCATCTTAA
- the LOC113695570 gene encoding probable sucrose-phosphate synthase isoform X2, whose protein sequence is MAKRRLERERGRREAVADMSEDLSEGEKGDTVGDFLAHGESNRGRLPRISSVETMEAWASQQKERKWYIVLISLHGLIRGENMELGRDSDTGGQVKYVVELARALGSMPGVYRVDLLTRQVSSPEVDWSYGEPTEMLPPRNSEGLNEMGESSGAYLIRIPFGPRDKYIPKELLWPYLSEFVDGALSHIIQMSKVLGEQVGGGHPVWPVAIHGHYADAGDSAALLSGALNVPMLFTGHSLGRDKLEQLLRQGRLSRDEINSTYKIMRRIEAEEISLDASETVITSTRQEIEEQWRLYDGFDPILGRKLRARIRRNVSCYGRFMPRMAVIPPGMEFHHIVPHDGDMDGETEGNEDGKSPDPHIWGEIMHFFTNPRKPMILALARPDPKKNLTTLVKAFGECRPLQELANLTLIMGNRDDVDEMSSTNASVLLSILKLIDKYDLYGQVAYPKHHKQSDVPDIYRLAAKTKGVFINPAFIEPFGLTLIEAAAYGLPIVATRNGGPVDIHRVLDNGLLVDPHNQQSIADALLKLVADKQLWAKCRANGLKNIHLFSWPEHCKTYLTKIASCKPRQPRWLRNDDDDENSESDSPSDSLRDIQDISLNLKFSLDGDKNVGKENGDGSLDLDDRKSKLETAVLSWSRGVQKSTQKSGSTDKGDQNSGAGKFPALRRRKYMFVIAVDCGASTGLSESVKRIFDALEKEKAEGSIGFILATSFNMSELRSFLVSERLNPTDFDAFICNSGGDLYYSSLHSDENPFVVDLYYHSHIEYRWGGEGLRKTLVRWAASITDKKGDDKEHIVVEDEKNSADYCYSFKVCKPGVVPPVRELRKVMRIQALRCHVIYCQNGSKINVIPVLASRCQALRYLYLRWGMDLSKVVVFVGESGDTDYEGLLGGVHKSVILKGVCSGESSQLHANRSYPLTDVVAFDNPNLIQTSEDCSCAELRDSLEKLGVLKS, encoded by the exons ATGGCTAAACGCCGTCTTGAACGTGAAAGGGGCCGCAGAGAAGCAGTTGCTGATATGTCTGAAGACTTATCAGAAGGGGAGAAAGGAGATACAGTTGGTGACTTTTTGGCACATGGTGAGAGCAATAGGGGTCGATTGCCCAGAATAAGCTCTGTTGAAACAATGGAAGCTTGGGCTAGTCAGCAGAAGGAAAGGAAATGGTATATTGTATTGATAAG CCTTCATGGACTGATTCGTGGTGAAAACATGGAGCTTGGACGGGATTCTGATACTGGTGGTCAG GTGAAGTATGTAGTCGAACTTGCAAGGGCTTTAGGTTCAATGCCAGGTGTATATCGGGTTGATTTACTTACGAGGCAGGTATCATCACCGGAAGTAGATTGGAGTTACGGTGAACCCACTGAGATGCTGCCTCCTAGAAATTCGGAAGGTTTAAATGAGATGGGGGAGAGCAGTGGGGCTTATCTTATTCGCATTCCTTTTGGCCCTAGAGACAAATACATTCCTAAGGAGCTTCTGTGGCCTTACCTTTCTGAATTTGTTGATGGTGCACTTAGCCATATAATCCAGATGTCCAAAGTTCTTGGTGAGCAAGTTGGTGGTGGACATCCTGTCTGGCCTGTTGCTATTCATGGACATTATGCAGATGCTGGTGATTCTGCAGCTCTTCTATCTGGGGCTTTAAATGTTCCCATGCTTTTCACTGGTCATTCCCTTGGTCGAGATAAGTTGGAGCAACTTTTGAGACAGGGTAGACTGTCAAGGGATGAAATAAATTCTACATACAAAATAATGCGCAGGATAGAGGCAGAGGAGATATCACTTGATGCCTCTGAAACTGTCATAACAAGCACAAGACAGGAGATTGAGGAGCAATGGCGTTTATATGATGGCTTTGATCCGATCCTGGGAAGGAAATTGCGGGCTAGGATCAGGCGCAATGTTAGCTGTTATGGCAGATTCATGCCTCGAATGGCT GTCATTCCTCCTGGGATGGAGTTCCATCACATTGTCCCACATGATGGTGACATGGATGGTGAAACGGAAGGAAATGAAGATGGAAAGTCTCCGGATCCACATATTTGGGGAGAG ATAATGCACTTCTTCACAAATCCACGAAAGCCTATGATACTAGCCCTTGCCAGGCCAGATCCCAAAAAGAACCTAACGACATTGGTCAAAGCATTTGGTGAATGTCGTCCGCTTCAAGAACTTGCTAACCTT ACGTTGATAATGGGGAACCGTGATGATGTTGATGAAATGTCAAGCACTAATGCTTCTGTTCTACTTTCAATACTAAAGTTGATAGACAAGTATGATCTTTATGGTCAAGTGGCATATCCAAAACATCACAAGCAGTCCGATGTTCCTGACATATACCGTCTTGCAGCAAAGACAAAG GGTGTTTTTATTAATCCAGCGTTCATCGAGCCTTTTGGACTTACTTTAATAGAG GCAGCAGCTTACGGTTTGCCAATTGTTGCAACTAGAAATGGTGGTCCTGTCGATATACACAGG GTTCTTGACAACGGTCTTCTTGTTGATCCACATAATCAACAGTCCATTGCTGATGCTCTTTTGAAGCTGGTTGCTGACAAGCAACTTTGGGCAAAATGCAGGGCAAATGGATTAAAAAACATTCACCTTTTCTCATGGCCTGAACATTGTAAAACATATTTAACTAAGATAGCAAGTTGCAAACCAAGGCAACCAAGATGGTTGagaaatgatgatgatgatgaaaatTCAGAATCTGATTCACCTAGTGATTCCTTAAGAGATATACAGGATATATCTTTGAATTTGAAGTTTTCACTTGATGGGGATAAAAACGTGGGTAAGGAAAATGGTGATGGGTCTTTGGATCTTGATGATCGAAAAAGCAAGTTAGAAACTGCAGTTTTGAGTTGGTCCAGGGGTGTGCAGAAGAGTACCCAGAAATCTGGTTCCACAGACAAAGGTGACCAAAACTCTGGTGCTGGTAAGTTCCCAGCACTCAGGAGGAGGAAATACATGTTTGTAATTGCAGTGGATTGTGGTGCTTCTACAGGCCTTTCAGAAAGTGTCAAAAGGATTTTTGATGCTTTGGAGAAGGAAAAGGCAGAAGGCTCTATAGGATTTATATTAGCCACATCTTTTAACATGTCAGAACTACGTTCTTTTCTGGTTTCAGAGCGTCTGAATCCTACTGATTTTGATGCTTTTATTTGCAACAGTGGTGGTGATCTTTATTATTCATCACTTCACTCTGATGAGAACCCTTTCGTAGTTGACTTGTATTACCATTCACATATTGAATACCGCTGGGGTGGCGAAGGGTTGAGGAAGACATTGGTGCGGTGGGCGGCCTCAATTACTGATAAGAAGGGCGATGACAAAGAACACATTGTGGTTGAAGATGAAAAGAACTCAGCTGACTACTGCTATTCGTTTAAAGTTTGCAAGCCAGGAGTG GTTCCTCCAGTGAGGGAACTCAGGAAAGTAATGAGGATTCAGGCTCTTCGTTGTCATGTGATTTATTGTCAAAACGGGAGTAAGATTAATGTCATTCCAGTGCTAGCATCTCGTTGCCAGGCACTCAG GTACCTGTATCTTCGATGGGGTATGGATTTGTCAAAAGTGGTGGTTTTTGTTGGAGAAAGTGGGGACACTGATTATGAAGGATTACTTGGTGGTGTGCATAAGTCTGTGATACTGAAAGGAGTTTGCAGTGGAGAAAGCAGCCAACTTCATGCCAACAGAAGCTACCCACTTACCGATGTGGTGGCATTTGACAATCCGAACCTTATTCAGACAAGTGAAGACTGCAGCTGTGCTGAACTGCGCGACTCGTTAGAAAAGCTAGGGGTTCTCAAAAGCTAG
- the LOC113695570 gene encoding probable sucrose-phosphate synthase isoform X1, which translates to MAGNDWINSYLEAILDVGPGIDDAKSSLLLRERGRFSPTRYFVEEVITGFDETDLHRSWARAQATRSPQERNTRLENLCWRIWNLARQKKQLEGEQAQRMAKRRLERERGRREAVADMSEDLSEGEKGDTVGDFLAHGESNRGRLPRISSVETMEAWASQQKERKWYIVLISLHGLIRGENMELGRDSDTGGQVKYVVELARALGSMPGVYRVDLLTRQVSSPEVDWSYGEPTEMLPPRNSEGLNEMGESSGAYLIRIPFGPRDKYIPKELLWPYLSEFVDGALSHIIQMSKVLGEQVGGGHPVWPVAIHGHYADAGDSAALLSGALNVPMLFTGHSLGRDKLEQLLRQGRLSRDEINSTYKIMRRIEAEEISLDASETVITSTRQEIEEQWRLYDGFDPILGRKLRARIRRNVSCYGRFMPRMAVIPPGMEFHHIVPHDGDMDGETEGNEDGKSPDPHIWGEIMHFFTNPRKPMILALARPDPKKNLTTLVKAFGECRPLQELANLTLIMGNRDDVDEMSSTNASVLLSILKLIDKYDLYGQVAYPKHHKQSDVPDIYRLAAKTKGVFINPAFIEPFGLTLIEAAAYGLPIVATRNGGPVDIHRVLDNGLLVDPHNQQSIADALLKLVADKQLWAKCRANGLKNIHLFSWPEHCKTYLTKIASCKPRQPRWLRNDDDDENSESDSPSDSLRDIQDISLNLKFSLDGDKNVGKENGDGSLDLDDRKSKLETAVLSWSRGVQKSTQKSGSTDKGDQNSGAGKFPALRRRKYMFVIAVDCGASTGLSESVKRIFDALEKEKAEGSIGFILATSFNMSELRSFLVSERLNPTDFDAFICNSGGDLYYSSLHSDENPFVVDLYYHSHIEYRWGGEGLRKTLVRWAASITDKKGDDKEHIVVEDEKNSADYCYSFKVCKPGVVPPVRELRKVMRIQALRCHVIYCQNGSKINVIPVLASRCQALRYLYLRWGMDLSKVVVFVGESGDTDYEGLLGGVHKSVILKGVCSGESSQLHANRSYPLTDVVAFDNPNLIQTSEDCSCAELRDSLEKLGVLKS; encoded by the exons ATGGCGGGAAATGACTGGATAAACAGTTACTTGGAGGCGATATTAGATGTGGGACCAGGGATTGATGATGCCAAGTCGTCACTTCTGCTCAGAGAAAGAGGGAGGTTCAGCCCAACTCGCTACTTCGTGGAGGAGGTCATCACCGGCTTTGATGAGACCGATCTCCACCGCTCTTGGGCCCGC GCGCAAGCGACCCGGAGTCCGCAAGAGAGGAATACCAGGCTTGAGAATTTGTGCTGGCGTATTTGGAATTTGGCTCGCCAGAAAAAGCAG CTTGAGGGAGAGCAAGCTCAGAGGATGGCTAAACGCCGTCTTGAACGTGAAAGGGGCCGCAGAGAAGCAGTTGCTGATATGTCTGAAGACTTATCAGAAGGGGAGAAAGGAGATACAGTTGGTGACTTTTTGGCACATGGTGAGAGCAATAGGGGTCGATTGCCCAGAATAAGCTCTGTTGAAACAATGGAAGCTTGGGCTAGTCAGCAGAAGGAAAGGAAATGGTATATTGTATTGATAAG CCTTCATGGACTGATTCGTGGTGAAAACATGGAGCTTGGACGGGATTCTGATACTGGTGGTCAG GTGAAGTATGTAGTCGAACTTGCAAGGGCTTTAGGTTCAATGCCAGGTGTATATCGGGTTGATTTACTTACGAGGCAGGTATCATCACCGGAAGTAGATTGGAGTTACGGTGAACCCACTGAGATGCTGCCTCCTAGAAATTCGGAAGGTTTAAATGAGATGGGGGAGAGCAGTGGGGCTTATCTTATTCGCATTCCTTTTGGCCCTAGAGACAAATACATTCCTAAGGAGCTTCTGTGGCCTTACCTTTCTGAATTTGTTGATGGTGCACTTAGCCATATAATCCAGATGTCCAAAGTTCTTGGTGAGCAAGTTGGTGGTGGACATCCTGTCTGGCCTGTTGCTATTCATGGACATTATGCAGATGCTGGTGATTCTGCAGCTCTTCTATCTGGGGCTTTAAATGTTCCCATGCTTTTCACTGGTCATTCCCTTGGTCGAGATAAGTTGGAGCAACTTTTGAGACAGGGTAGACTGTCAAGGGATGAAATAAATTCTACATACAAAATAATGCGCAGGATAGAGGCAGAGGAGATATCACTTGATGCCTCTGAAACTGTCATAACAAGCACAAGACAGGAGATTGAGGAGCAATGGCGTTTATATGATGGCTTTGATCCGATCCTGGGAAGGAAATTGCGGGCTAGGATCAGGCGCAATGTTAGCTGTTATGGCAGATTCATGCCTCGAATGGCT GTCATTCCTCCTGGGATGGAGTTCCATCACATTGTCCCACATGATGGTGACATGGATGGTGAAACGGAAGGAAATGAAGATGGAAAGTCTCCGGATCCACATATTTGGGGAGAG ATAATGCACTTCTTCACAAATCCACGAAAGCCTATGATACTAGCCCTTGCCAGGCCAGATCCCAAAAAGAACCTAACGACATTGGTCAAAGCATTTGGTGAATGTCGTCCGCTTCAAGAACTTGCTAACCTT ACGTTGATAATGGGGAACCGTGATGATGTTGATGAAATGTCAAGCACTAATGCTTCTGTTCTACTTTCAATACTAAAGTTGATAGACAAGTATGATCTTTATGGTCAAGTGGCATATCCAAAACATCACAAGCAGTCCGATGTTCCTGACATATACCGTCTTGCAGCAAAGACAAAG GGTGTTTTTATTAATCCAGCGTTCATCGAGCCTTTTGGACTTACTTTAATAGAG GCAGCAGCTTACGGTTTGCCAATTGTTGCAACTAGAAATGGTGGTCCTGTCGATATACACAGG GTTCTTGACAACGGTCTTCTTGTTGATCCACATAATCAACAGTCCATTGCTGATGCTCTTTTGAAGCTGGTTGCTGACAAGCAACTTTGGGCAAAATGCAGGGCAAATGGATTAAAAAACATTCACCTTTTCTCATGGCCTGAACATTGTAAAACATATTTAACTAAGATAGCAAGTTGCAAACCAAGGCAACCAAGATGGTTGagaaatgatgatgatgatgaaaatTCAGAATCTGATTCACCTAGTGATTCCTTAAGAGATATACAGGATATATCTTTGAATTTGAAGTTTTCACTTGATGGGGATAAAAACGTGGGTAAGGAAAATGGTGATGGGTCTTTGGATCTTGATGATCGAAAAAGCAAGTTAGAAACTGCAGTTTTGAGTTGGTCCAGGGGTGTGCAGAAGAGTACCCAGAAATCTGGTTCCACAGACAAAGGTGACCAAAACTCTGGTGCTGGTAAGTTCCCAGCACTCAGGAGGAGGAAATACATGTTTGTAATTGCAGTGGATTGTGGTGCTTCTACAGGCCTTTCAGAAAGTGTCAAAAGGATTTTTGATGCTTTGGAGAAGGAAAAGGCAGAAGGCTCTATAGGATTTATATTAGCCACATCTTTTAACATGTCAGAACTACGTTCTTTTCTGGTTTCAGAGCGTCTGAATCCTACTGATTTTGATGCTTTTATTTGCAACAGTGGTGGTGATCTTTATTATTCATCACTTCACTCTGATGAGAACCCTTTCGTAGTTGACTTGTATTACCATTCACATATTGAATACCGCTGGGGTGGCGAAGGGTTGAGGAAGACATTGGTGCGGTGGGCGGCCTCAATTACTGATAAGAAGGGCGATGACAAAGAACACATTGTGGTTGAAGATGAAAAGAACTCAGCTGACTACTGCTATTCGTTTAAAGTTTGCAAGCCAGGAGTG GTTCCTCCAGTGAGGGAACTCAGGAAAGTAATGAGGATTCAGGCTCTTCGTTGTCATGTGATTTATTGTCAAAACGGGAGTAAGATTAATGTCATTCCAGTGCTAGCATCTCGTTGCCAGGCACTCAG GTACCTGTATCTTCGATGGGGTATGGATTTGTCAAAAGTGGTGGTTTTTGTTGGAGAAAGTGGGGACACTGATTATGAAGGATTACTTGGTGGTGTGCATAAGTCTGTGATACTGAAAGGAGTTTGCAGTGGAGAAAGCAGCCAACTTCATGCCAACAGAAGCTACCCACTTACCGATGTGGTGGCATTTGACAATCCGAACCTTATTCAGACAAGTGAAGACTGCAGCTGTGCTGAACTGCGCGACTCGTTAGAAAAGCTAGGGGTTCTCAAAAGCTAG
- the LOC113695747 gene encoding defensin-like protein isoform X1 yields the protein MKMGYSKWLFATAFLLLLLLALAIAHDTEMGPVLCGDTGNEKGPSRRKAAAVAAIERTCETPSKRFKGPCVKESNCAAVCQTEGFQGGKCRGLRRRCFCTRPCLSS from the exons ATGAAGATGGGGTATTCCAAGTGGTTGTTTGCAACTGCattcctcctcctcctgctgCTGGCGCTGGCCATTGCCCATGACACAG AGATGGGTCCAGTATTGTGTGGAGATACAGGAAACGAAAAGGGTCCAAGTAGAAGGAAGGCCGCGGCTGTGGCGGCAATAGAAAGGACGTGTGAGACACCGAGCAAGCGGTTCAAGGGACCTTGCGTAAAGGAGAGCAACTGCGCCGCCGTGTGCCAGACCGAAGGGTTTCAGGGAGGGAAATGCAGGGGCCTCCGCCGACGCTGTTTCTGCACCAGACCTTGTTTGTCATCTTAA